Genomic DNA from Melopsittacus undulatus isolate bMelUnd1 chromosome 2, bMelUnd1.mat.Z, whole genome shotgun sequence:
GTCGTGCTCCAATCTCTGCAAAACTTGTTGCTAACATGCTGTCAGTTGCAGGGGCTGATCACATCATCACCATGGACTTGCATGCTTCTCAGATCCAGGTACCTATAAGTTCTTCATTAACTGTGGCTAGGGCCTCTGCTGAATTAATGTGTGAAAGGTTAATGTAGGAGATTCCATTTTTGCTGTTCAAGTAATGCTAACTTGCCCatattgaaatatttctgtgcctGTCAAGCTGTTTAAGTTTATGGAAGTTAAATATTACTCACTGAATTATTTGAGAGCTTTTCATAACTTGAACTTGGCCACCCTTAGGCACTcatcttttctgatttttatatcATTTGAGAACagctgttttttatttcactgctgTTGGGTGAGATTTTTAGAGGCCTTAATATTTGGCTAACTTCTGCTGCATTTGATAGTAATATAGTGCAGAATTAGACCAGTATAAAATACTAGTTAAAGCTCTACTATACATGAAAGGCAAAGGCTTGATTCTTTCCCTGTATCTTTATTCTAGATAAGACATAAACATATATTCATTaaattctctttctcttttggaCTAGGGTTTCTTTGACATTCCAGTAGATAACCTGTATGCAGaacctgcagtgctgcaatGGATTAAAGAGAACATTTTGGAATGGAGAGATTGTATCATAGTTTCACCTGATGCAGGTGGTGCAAAAAGGTACTATACAAGCCTAAAAATATTAGTTTTCCATGTAGCTACTGGTTAATGAAGTAGTTTGGCTTCCTTCCTCTATCAGCTATGCATGATAGATGATACATCACTGATTAATCCAAACTGCATTGTAAAAACAACAAAGCTAGTTCTTCCAGTGTTGTTCATGCTTGAAAACATCCAGGAGCTTTCTATACTCtaagaaattctttttctttttccctggcTATGGCCTCATTAGCTGAATCCCTCCACAGGAGGGAAGAgatttttcctgctgcttgcttCTTTAGTCCAGTTGCTGCACCTCTTCCTGCTTCGCTCTGGAATTGCCTAAGCTTCTCTTCTCTGTCAAAGCATATGGCCTGTCCCCACTGTACCTGCTGGCATTTAGGTAAGAGCTTGCTTGAGtcagttttctttgttactGCATTCCAGCTGTAAACCTATTGACCCCAAGTTGTGCACTATGAACACTAGGAAAAGGAAGTGAAGTTTTGAGTTGCAAAAGGTGGAAGTAAAAAGGGTAATTCGTTGGTGTGTTTCTCCATTTGTAGCATGCATTTCTCATTTAGCAGCCTCTCTTTTATTTGGTAATCTAATGAGTATAACTAATGCAGAACCAGGCTGGCTGGTGAGGTGATGAAGCATGCCACTAAGGCAAAATACTTATTCTCAAGTTTTATTGGTCACGCTCCTTCTACaagcaaaagacaaatgaaGTAAGAATCCTGTAACCCCATAGTAGTTTAGGTGTTTGGATGTAGTGTGGGGAAGAATGTGGAACACTCTCATAATTTGATTTTAGTTGAAGTCTTTTGGTCTGTTGTGAGTgttcatagaattacagaatagtttgggttggaagggaacttcaaatgtcatctagtccaaccccctgcaatgagcaggggcatcttcaactaaatcaggttgcccagaaacacacccagcctggccttgaatgtctccagggatgatgCAGCCACCTCCACTCTGGGCAACCTTTTTaccaccctcatcataaaaagaaattcttcctcacatccagcttgaatctcccttcttttagtttaaGATCATTTCCCCTCATCCTGTTGTATCAGGCCCTGCTGAAAAGTGTCTCCCCAGTTCATGTTGCAATAATTCATAGGGAAGTAGGACTGCTTAGAATTCCATAGCTGTTCCTGTTTAGATTAATCAAGTTAAGGATGTGAAGAATAGAAACCATAGAAAACATTCTAAAATCCATAAAGCTCAGGCAATTAAATTTCTTTGTTCATTCCTATCTGGATACTgtagttttcattatttttgtttgggtttttgttgggttgtcttgttggttttgttgttggtttcttttttggtttttgttcatttgtttgttttttaactaaaTACAGCCTTCGTTTAGAATTCAAATCAGAAGATAgcatcttgtttttcctttaagaaatatttgtatattaCCAGTTTGataataaaactttatttttgagGACCACTTTCACTGTATTTAACATAGTCTATCTTTGGTACCCTTCTGTTGTAATGCGACCAAGCAGTTTTGAAGTGGGAAAAGATCTTGCTTTCAATAAATTCACAACTGCTTCTTCACTTCCGTTAATGTAATGTAAGCAAAATGGTTTGGCCTTTCCATTTAAAACATGCagaactttaaaataatatttcggttaatgaaaagtaaataaaatgtgaataaaGTTTGTCTTAGAATTTAACTCTGTAAGAATTAAGGAAactaaaaaatattctttcagtaatttaaaatatctgggtttggggattttttttaccACTCGCCTGTTTTTTCTAGCTTATTAAATTTTGTGACGGAAACAAGGGATGAAAATTCTATTAATATCTTAACTTCACTGAGGTCTTGCTATGAAATTACAcaattattcagaaaaaaaatccaaaaagtGTGGAGCTTTTGTTTATCACTCAGTTGTTGAAAAACTGTAACAGCACCTTTGTATTTAAGTAGTAAGGAAGTAAACTTATTCTCTATTAGCTGTGTACACTAATAACCTTGTTGATAACATTctaaacatcttttaaaaagcCTACAAGGTTGCACCAACATAGAAGCACAGTATCATTTAGCCCTGGGTCTTTGTACCCACCAGCTCTGGTAcattaaaaaacctgaaaaaaaagcaatcagaaGTTTGTAACAAATTAAGTTTGTTATTGGAGGTTTGTCTGGCCACCAGAGGTCACCCTGAATAGTTTTAACAGATCTTTGTCAAGCAGATGTCTGCTGAGGGAATTACTAATGAAGTAAGGTAGTGCATTACTATCAAGTACTGCTAAAAGGAATATTAATCACTATTAAATTCTTtggctttttccccctttggtttgttttcacatttctgcAATGGTATTTTCAGTTACAGAATGCTACAGTGCATATTGGTGTAGCTTTAGAATTGAGGCTACCTCAACTTTAAATGTCTGGCACTAGGTATTGCAGCAGTTTAATAAGAGCTTGTGTGTAGCTGAAATGTGTTCAAATCCAGGCATTTAGCTTTTGCTGCAGTAATTTCAAAGccagaaaacataaaaactgTGGCTTATGACAAATGTACACTATgactctgctttttcttttaaaataatcttctaAATGTGCTGTATTTCTTCCCGTAACTTAGGGTTACTTCAATTGCTGACAGACTGAATGTGGAATTTGCTCTCAttcataaggaaagaaaaaaggcaaatgaagtGGACAGAATGGTCTTGGTTGGTGATGTGAAAGATCGAGTAGCAATTCTTGTTGATGATATGGCTGACACATGTGGCACAATATGCCATGCAGCAGACAAGTAAGTGTTGCTATGAACTGGCCCACTGTCCTGCTACACTGTAACTTGCAGATAGCTGttgaatgctgctgctgtggccgGCATGCTTGTaacccaacctggcctttgtAGCATGAAGTAATTGTGATCCTGGAGTCTATAGGTTGTAGTCCTGTGATCAAGCAGTGTCCCCCTTTAGAATGTGGAATTGAGAATATATGTACAGAAATATAGTATCTgtgtttagaaagaggacagaaTAAAGAACAAGTCTTTTAACTTGGTACACACTCACCCTGTCACAGTGCATCCTCCTTGTAGGTTGCAGCTACTAAGCCTATTGCTGAGAATGACCAGAAAACTTTGACTCTGTTGtcattcaaaatgaaattatgtttctgtggttttgtcgtggatatttgtttgttttgggttgtgtGTGTTCTGTTcgggttggggtttttttttcccctgtcttACTGTACTTATGCTGTGGTCTTATAAAATGCCACTCTTTGAGGACTCCATTTGCAAGACCAGAAAAGCAGCTAGGACATAGCTGAGCATCTGGAGGCAGACAGCTCTGTCAAAACCAACTTAAGAGACTGATTCATCCACAAGGTGTTCTTGTTCTTGAatttcaacttctttttttctcatatgcTGCATTTCACTGGGTTTGGATGAACAGCATATTTTCCCACAACCCTGCAGTAAGCTAGGCTTTTAATTATtaacatttcttcttcctcagaCTCTTTCCAAGCAGAATTGTTTgaattgcaaatgaaaacaaaggtgGGCAACAAGGCAGGAACAACAGACTTGTGAATACTGCCATGAAACCTATTTTAATTTTGCCTGATTAAGATAGAAAACTTGTCCCAGTATTCATTTGTTTCTTGTGTTAATATGTATAGCATTTTAGATTAGCATCACTGCTACTGGAAAGAGCTGTTTAAttagcagggtttttttgtgagcCTTGTATGAGTGGAAAGTTTTAAGTTCTCTGAATTAATTTGTAGATATCTGTATATTTCTGTAGTTTCCAGGAGGAATTTGtgtgtaaaatgtattttgcagagATTTGTATCTGGCTTCATCTGTAGTCATGTATGTAAACAAGCATGACAGCATACTTTTCCTTTGTGTTCTACAGGTTGGTATCTGCTGGAGCTACTAAAGTTTATGCCATTCTTACACATGGCATCTTTTCTGGTCCTGCTATTTCTCGGATTAATAATGCATCATTTGAGGCTGTTGTTGTAACTAACACAATCCCCCAAGAAGATAAAATGAAACACTGCCCAAAAATTCAGGTACTGTAGTGTTTGTCATCTGTTTAAACTCTGCATTTGTGTTTTACTGTTCCCTGATGCTAGAATTTGTGCCCTGAGAGCAAAATAATGTTCTAACAGACACTGTTTGCAGAACACCTTGCTAAAACTTGTCTATGAACTGTTTTAAGTGGATTTGGGTGGTGCAATagaatattgaaaatatttggTATTTGTAGCTAATAGAGTACGTGTATCTGTGAAAGAGTGGCAAATGTAAAACTGGCTGGGTTTTTAGtttgttcaggttttttgttttgttgggttttttgtcaATATTAATCATACGATATTTGTATGTAGGAGCTCAAGTTAGTTATGTTATTGTGGATGCCACAGAAaccttcaattttattttttttattttttttaaatacactgaGGAAAATGCCAAGATAACAATGACAtgtgtttcatttcaaaaaCCAAATGAAAGTACAAAGTTCACTTAAATTAGTAGGTTTTGCACATGGTTCTTCTGGGAAGTCATGTGTCCCCTTTGGAGTTTTTCTGTACTACAGagtggaggaaaacaaaagattgttgggtttttgtggttgttttttttttgtttgtttgtttgtttgtttgtttgggttgggatttattcatttgtttttcagacagCACTgaattttacttatttctttttttagatgTTAAGATTTGGTATTTATTGAAACCAGAAAAGGTATATTTCCCTTAAACTATATTTGTGTCCAGTGGACACTGCCATCTGATGGCTGGAATAGTTTTTTTGACAGCATGCCCTGTGCCAGAAGTCTCAACAAGTATGCCTGTGCTGCAGTCTTATTCAATGCTTCCTTACTCAATTTTTGAGTTTCTATTAATGCAGTTCTTACGTATTTGTTACGTATTTAATGctttaatgtttatttaattGCTAGAAGAGGGATGAGAGTGCAGTGATAAACTGAACGTTTGTTCATATGCTTCTAAATGGTATAGTTTATTGCTCTTGGCATGCTATAAAACTTataatcttaatttttctttcagtttattgACATTTCCATGATCCTGGCTGAGGCAATTCGAAGAACACATAATGGTGAATCTGTGTCTTATCTATTCAGTCACGTCCCCTTGTAACTGTAGGAGGTTACATTGCATTGTTGCAAAGGTCCCTTCAGTTAGCACTTGTTTTTAACAATGCATCTCAAACACAAGAAATTAGTATCTTTGTACAATTCTAGAGCTTTTaggtttaattattttatttgtcttGTAATTACCATTTGTTCTTTGTAAATGGGCAATAAATCTCAGTCATGCAGAAACTTCATGACTTCCCTTGAGAGTCTGGAAGTCATGTGTTATGTAAGTTTTTTGTGTCGACCCTTGCTTTCAGCtaagctgctgcttcagtttcatttttctaGGCAGAGCTCTACAAATTGTAAAACTTGATGGGATGTATGCATATAAGATCATGTTCTGTGTTAAGCTAAATGCTGCATGCTTGGGTATCTTGTATCTATTCATCTGTCAAACAagctgctggtttttttttattacatttaacTACCATGAATAGCATTTTGTAAGCCCTAACAGAATGTAaaatttatgttaattttaaGGAGCTGTTGACACATCCATAGTATTAACTGTTTCATATGCTTCAAGTTCTTGTTTTCCATAAGATGTATgtagctgctgttttcttttgtaaagcTCTCATTACATTAAATTGTTTAACACCTCTTCTGTGAAGTTACTGTCTTCAGTTTAAGATTAATGTGGTAAGAATAAGGTGTTTCCAGGATGATCCATTTCATGTGTTTCAATATTAAGAACCAATCTTCAATCCTCAACAATTTGgtttaaattttgcttttttctttaattcttcaTCATACTATTTGATTGATTAAATGAATTATTAAATAGCAATTTTCCTGATAATATTGTAAAGTTTCACTATGGAAAGTCCAAAAAGCAAATTTACAGTCTTCTTGCTACATAGGAAGAGTTTGTGCATATTAAGATTGTGTTCCTGCACCTAGATCATGGGAAAACTGTTTCCTACCTCAAATCATAGTTGTTACGTACAAAAGCATTTGCCATGCTTCAGAAATGCTCCATTGCTGTGGAGCTGCATAAAGAACAGCCTGTTTTATACTACCTTGCTTATTCTGGGGTATACTTACAATGATAAAATATTGTATTATAAAATGGGGTTTTCCATTCCATTTAAGACAGTCATCAAacaggctattttttttttctctgagaatgaatctattttttctttgtagttttccagtaatatttttttcttgtatggTTTTTTTCTAGtgtgaaaatgaggaaaacaaaatttcatCTGTACTGCATTCTGTGATGAATACAGAAATAGGGTATATAATATACTGTGATGAGAGTTAAGTTCAGCCACTAATTCTTGGAAATGCCTCATTGACAGCTGAATTTTCAAAAATATGTTGTAATACAACCAAAAATGAACTTGCATTGTTTTATTTGgtaaagcaatttttaaatgtaagatTATTTAACCTATATTCCTGAAAACATTACTTTGCAGTTAAGTTGTTAACCCCCGGTCTGTGATCACATAATTATACCAAAGTTCAGAGATTACTACTATGCAAACGATATACAATACTTTTAATGAATGGTATCAACTCAGTTGCTTTATAGATCACaaatttattacaaaaaaaaaaaagctgaattgTTTGCTTATACACAAGTTGTCACAAGTAATTTGCAAGATTTACTTATACAAGAGTTTGCTTGACAGAAGGGACACAATGTTGAAATTTCAGTGGAAGTTTGATTTAAGACTTTATGAAGAGCTCTTACTTTGCAGATTGTATGCAAGCCACTCAACTATTTAACAGGCTGAGGtggggaaaaagcagaaagaatataCAGAATTAAGCTTACTGTGTCCACTGCATTTTGTGCATTTCAAGTAAATTCAGATGGTTCTCTGTCTCTGCCATGGGCACCTTCCACTCAACCAGACTGATCAAAgcccccatccaacctggccttgaacgctgccagggcTGAGACAACtacaacttctctgagcaacctgtttcGCTGTCTTGCCCagtcacagtaaagaacttcctaatgtctaatctaaaccaGCAGGAAGAACCCACACAAGCAGTCCTGCCAAGGTGCGAGACCAGCCACGTGTAACAAAACCAGCaatgagaaggaaaaccatCAAGTTCTGGTTGTTGGGAATTCCTTCCTGTGTGGAACAGAAGTACTCCCTCTTGAAAAAGAGGGCCAGACCCTCTTTTCAGGGACCCAAATTAGGGATGCCACCACAAGTCTGAAGAACATATTCAACCTTCAGCCTACTATACATTTCTGCTCTTTCACATAGGTACAAATGATGTTGAAACAAAAACTCCAAAGTCCATCAGACTTCAGAGTCCTGGGAAGAATGCTAAAAAATTCAGGAGCACATATACTGTTTTCCTCAGTCCTCTCAGTAATGGAGAGGAACCTCAGAAGAAACAGGTGAGCCTAGGATACTTGGCTTCAGGACTGGTGTCTCCACCAAAACTTTGGGGTTTTGACCCATGGAAGAGCCTTTGAGAGACAAGGTATGTTGGGGCCTGACAAGATCCACCTGTACTGATGGCAAAAACAGGGTTTTGGGCATAAACTGGCAGGTCTGATCAAGAACTAGGACTTACGGGGGAAGCAGGTGCCAACAGGGCTGCAGTAGGTAAGCCGAGAGTTGGCATGGTATCGCTACAGGGTGGCAATCCCAGTGGGGCTATTTATACCACtcctgggagtgcagaaggctcAGAAACATATCTGAAATGCTTGTACAACAATGCATGCggtatgagaaaaaaaacaggatgaaTAGAAGTgttggtgttgtggtttaagcctagcTATCAACcaagtaccacacagccacttgctaaTACCTCTCCACCTCCAAGTAGAGTGGGAAGAAGAATCAGAAAATATTATAACCATtgggttaagaacagtttaataattaaataaattaaaatataataatagtaGTAGAAATACTAAGATGaaaaacagacaaataaaacctcagaaaaacaagtgatgcacaatacaattgctcaccatctgCTGACCTATACCCAGCCTGTTCCCAAGCAGTGATCAGTGGCTCCCAGCCagctccccccagtttatatatggggcatgatgtgctgtggtgtggaatacccctttgtATAGTTTGGGtaaggtgtcctgtctctgttccctcctggcttcttctgcccctcctcactggcagagcatgagagactgacGTGTCCTTGAttggggtaagcattacttagtaacaactaaaacatgggtgtgttatcagcattgttctcagactaaagctgaaacacagcactgcatcatgTACTAGGAAAAAATTAACTCCATCACCGTCAAAAGCACTTGATCAGCTGCCAGAGATACAATTTCACTGGTATTAGTGAGCCTTGGTGAAAAGAGttccttccaactgaaacaTTATTCTGTTCTTTGAAGGACAGATGCCTTTGCTTTCAGCAAATAGTTTTAACCTGTTGTAAACACCAAATGGTCAGTCTTGGCACTGGGGTAGCCTCAGCTTTCAGAAATGGGAAAGTCTTTCTGTGATGCTAGTGGATCCTTCAGCCATATGTCAGTGCAGTGGGTGGTTGGCTAAACTTGGTGCAGATCTCTAAGGATCTTCTCCCTCATCAGAGCTTTGAGagctttctctgcctcttgTAGGCCAATTTTCCCTAGTGTTGTATTCTGTTTATTGGTTTAGTTATTTTTAGTGCctgcaaatacatttctgcAACTGCTGTCAGTAGGGATCCTGCATTTTTACACCCCTTAAGGCTTCTGTAAGTGATTTTCTTATAGTTTCCTCAATTTTGCCGTCCGTTTCTCTTT
This window encodes:
- the PRPS2 gene encoding ribose-phosphate pyrophosphokinase 2 isoform X3 is translated as MPNIVLFSGSSHHDLSQRVADRLGLELGKVVTKKFSNQETSVEIGESVRGEDVYIIQSGCGEINDNLMELLIMINACKIASSSRVTAVIPCFPYARQDKKDKKGSLERWSRAPISAKLVANMLSVAGADHIITMDLHASQIQGFFDIPVDNLYAEPAVLQWIKENILEWRDCIIVSPDAGGAKRVTSIADRLNVEFALIHKERKKANEVDRMVLVGDVKDRVAILVDDMADTCGTICHAADKLVSAGATKVYAILTHGIFSGPAISRINNASFEAVVVTNTIPQEDKMKHCPKIQFIDISMILAEAIRRTHNGESVSYLFSHVPL
- the PRPS2 gene encoding ribose-phosphate pyrophosphokinase 2 isoform X2; this translates as MPNIVLFSGSSHHDLSQRVADRLGLELGKVVTKKFSNQETSVEIGESVRGEDVYIIQSGCGEINDNLMELLIMINACKIASSSRVTAVIPCFPYARQDKKDKVGKNCSRAPISAKLVANMLSVAGADHIITMDLHASQIQGFFDIPVDNLYAEPAVLQWIKENILEWRDCIIVSPDAGGAKRVTSIADRLNVEFALIHKERKKANEVDRMVLVGDVKDRVAILVDDMADTCGTICHAADKLVSAGATKVYAILTHGIFSGPAISRINNASFEAVVVTNTIPQEDKMKHCPKIQFIDISMILAEAIRRTHNGESVSYLFSHVPL
- the PRPS2 gene encoding ribose-phosphate pyrophosphokinase 2 isoform X1 is translated as MPNIVLFSGSSHHDLSQRVADRLGLELGKVVTKKFSNQETSVEIGESVRGEDVYIIQSGCGEINDNLMELLIMINACKIASSSRVTAVIPCFPYARQDKKDKSRAPISAKLVANMLSVAGADHIITMDLHASQIQGFFDIPVDNLYAEPAVLQWIKENILEWRDCIIVSPDAGGAKRVTSIADRLNVEFALIHKERKKANEVDRMVLVGDVKDRVAILVDDMADTCGTICHAADKLVSAGATKVYAILTHGIFSGPAISRINNASFEAVVVTNTIPQEDKMKHCPKIQFIDISMILAEAIRRTHNGESVSYLFSHVPL